In the Podospora bellae-mahoneyi strain CBS 112042 chromosome 4, whole genome shotgun sequence genome, one interval contains:
- a CDS encoding hypothetical protein (EggNog:ENOG503PTJQ), translating into MSHKPGIIVVHSRPLSPLLPPIVFQTWYENIHIPDVLATGHVSSAARYRLTSPEANNSMPFLAVYHLPDMNWLRQDNCQFWKIPLHSKILPGDNSSILDVAEFKTEFYETVDTVQFGEPADGGNVPSKLLLSFFPQSKQGADSRSLHQSALANLGIGGSETIQQSMKSTLFKEDQSRPHHPAVPAPRETPGEMEYLCTLEYAGEIRLGPGVESNIRPEYTLLKAFE; encoded by the exons ATGTCCCACAAACCAGGCATCATCGTCGTGCACTCCCGCCCCTTATCTCCACTTTTGCCTCCTATTGTCTTTCAAACATGGTACGAAAACATCCACATCCCTGATGTACTAGCAACCGGACATGTGAGCTCCGCAGCAAGATACCGCCTCACATCACCCGAAGCTAATAACTCGATGCCATTTCTTGCTGTCTATCACTTGCCAGACATGAACTGGCTGCGCCAAGACAACTGCCAATTCTGGAAGATCCCGCTCCACAGCAAGATCCTACCCGgtgacaacagcagcatcctTGATGTTGCCGAGTTCAAGACAGAGTTTTACGAGACTGTGGACACGGTACAATTTGGGGAGCCTGCCGACGGCGGGAATGTTCCGTCAAAGTTGTTGCTCAGCTTCTTCCCACAGTCCAAGCAGGGTGCAGATTCGAGGTCCCTTCACCaatccgccctcgccaacctggGAATCGGAGGGTCCGAAACTATCCAGCAGTCCATGAAGTCAACATTGTTCAAAGAAGATCAATcccgccctcaccaccccgccGTGCCCGCACCACGTGAGACACCAGGAGAAATGGAATATCTTTGCACG CTGGAATACGCGGGCGAGATAAGACTTGGCCCTGGCG